The Stegostoma tigrinum isolate sSteTig4 chromosome 22, sSteTig4.hap1, whole genome shotgun sequence DNA segment gactagattcatacaagatatctggttggcatggatgaggtggactgaagggtctgtttctgtgctgtctctctctgactctatatATGTCAGACCTCAAACATACACAGCGCTGTGGAGAAATGCATTACCAAAAGAGCAACCATGatgattgaagggctgaatggatgACTAAAAATGGTTTCTTTCTTTGCAATCTTAGTCTTTGTTTCTAACCATTAACCAAAGTTACTTGTGGGATTCTACATAATGTGAGTAAATTCAAAGGTCAACCTAAGAAGCATACTTTCCATGAAAACGGTGGACAATTTTGATACTAACACATCAAGATTCAAGTTTGATAGAATTTCTTTCAGAAAGTGCTATTTTGGGATAAAGAATCTGAGGAATTTGAGACATGAGTGTATTGGATTGTGAGGAATGGGTTACTTTAGAACTATGATTTAAAGTTCTTCACCAATAGAGTTTTCCTCACCTCCTGTCTTGATCAATGATCAAGGCTGATTTTGTGGTTAATCAATAACATTATAACACTGTGCTGAGTGACTACCAGAATGATAAACGGTGCACAAGACAAATCTTGGTCTTCTATAGTTTAGCAATTCCCATGTTCTCATGTGTGCCACTGACCAGACAGTCTCAGGGACAATTCCTGGCCTGAATGAAGTTTACCTGATCCCAGTTCGAATAGGAAGAGAGTGAAGTTCCCCTTTATGCCACGAGGCCAAGGAGAGGTAAAAGAAACCTGCAATATCTCCTTCTCTCTGCTGGAATGAGTGTGTATGTTGGCATCAAGTGAGGACTTGGTTGTgttggctcccagaatcaaacagCTTGTTAGtactggatgagagtttgctcgctgagctggaaggttagttttcagacgtttcgtcaccattctaggtaacatcatcagttgagcctccgacaaagcgctggtgttatgtcccgctttctatttatctggttaggtttccttgggttggtgatgtcatttcctgttctttttctcaggggatggtagattggctccaaatcaatgtgtttgttgatggagttccggttggaatgccatgcttctaggtgcctagaagcatggcattccaaccggaactccatcaacaaacacattgatttggagccaatctaccatcccctgagaaaaagaacaggaaatgacatcaccaacccaaggaaacctaaacagataaatagaaagcgggacataacaccagcgcttcgtcggaggctcaactgatgatgttacctagaatggtgacgaaacgtctgaaaactaaccttccagctcagtgagcaaactcacatccaaaacctcaacctgagctagaagtcttctcaaaactcgctagcttgTTAGTACTCTGTCTGAACTCTCACAATTGGGGTGGGTCTCAAAAAAATTCCCAGTAACATCCCAGTAATAGCTGACAATTTAAACATTAATACAGAgaactgtcaaaaaaaaacaaaatctcaacaatTCTGACAAAGATCAGATCACAGCCTCTGTAGAAGACAGGTACAGTTTCAGACGAACAAGAAAGTAAGAAGCTTTTATTTGTGTTTCCACACTGCCAGCAGTTTACAATGCTTTGCCATAATCATACAGGAGTGTGCAGTGTGTGTTTACTCGTCCACAGTTTACAACACAAGTGCAACAGCCTACAGTATGAGACCGACAGAAAGCACAATCAGTATCCAGACCCATTTAGTTGATTTCTGGATCTTAGTGATCACCAGATGACCTGTTGTGTtgcccccttccctctccccaaaAAAACCCAAATTCACTCCCCATCTTGTCCAGCGAACCTATTTCACCCTTCAATCCCCTCAGGTCAGTTACACCCTATATATACAGTTCAGACCTTTCAGCATTGAAATTACTGCCACTACTCCCCAGGTTGTATAATATATTTTAAGTTGACACGATGGACCCCAAATTGGGCAGTGAAGGACTGTTTCAAGCTGTTTGTGACTCAGCTGTACACAGCTGAGGTGAGTAGCTGCAAGGGAAAGAAAATAAGTTTTTGAGTATGAGTCTGGTCCCACAGGGCCTTGAGCTCTGCAACTGTTCAGAGACTGTGCTCCTGGCCTAGGCTCATTGCTTAGCTTTCTTGACAATGGTGCCCACAGCTGAGATGACCGTGGTTTTTGCCCCAGTGGCACTGGTTGTTACTGTGACGACCCCCGGCAATGTTGCAGTAGTAGTGATGATTGTTGGCTGAGCTATTGTCGTCACGGGAACTGCGGAGTCCCATTTACTCTTCCTTTTCTGAGAATCTGTGGAGACGAAGGAGAGAAGGTAAGTCAAAGAGGAGATCCGCTTGCAGCAGAAGTGCTGATTGCATCGCCAGCCCTGCTTGCTGCATACATGGTGAACTGATGCCCATTTGTAATGTGTCCCCATCATCCTGAGTTACCTGCCACAGTTGTACTTGATGTGGTTGTTGTGCCTGTGCCAGAGCTGGTGTTGgttcctgtttttgttctggtCACAAATTCAATCTAACAAAAATATGAGAAATAAATCAAGAGGTGGAATCTCACAACTGTGTATATTCTATAAGCTATCAACAAGTGGCAAAGATATAGCACAGCAAATCTGTAGGTGAGTTGCAGAAAGATGTAAGAGCTATAGCATGGATGTAATGGAGGACTTTATTCTTTTAGTGTACTGGGATTGTAACAGACTTAAGGCAGACAGGGAAAGAGCTTCTCAACTACATTCTTCTTCTCTTACTTTTTGCATACATCCCTATTCAGCAGATTCAACAGGTTTCGTGAAACTTATTCAGTTTGCCACTCCACGTGTGACATTTTAGCAGAAAGCAAACTGCTTCCTTTGAGGCATCAGGGATTGCACGCTGAcctcagcattttctgcttttatttcagatttctagatgcacattattttgcttttacaggACTGGTTCTGCTTGTACTTATAAGTGATCCACAAATGAAGAGTGTAGTTTAAAGATTGTGATGTTCTATCATTTTAACTACTCAATGAATTAGAATAAAAAGCCTATTCGAAATATATAAGCAGGTTTTCAGTTATAGCAATTACTTGGATTTCTTGTTTCTTAATTTAAATGGGATGTGGCATGTTGTTCAGTGCCTCTTATAGAAGGGGACTTAAAAGCAATTGCCGAATTGAGTTTCTTGGAAGTGCACCAAAGGCTTTTTTTTCTGGATTTTATGCCAAAGATAGACAATGTGGCAATATGTGGAGTTACAACTCACCAATGACAGTAATTTAAGATACAAGAGTTTAAGGAGCTTTGAAAGAACTTTTCAAATTAAAGAACTTCCTTTGAAGGTCCAAAACAAATACCCTTTTCTTAATTTCCCTTCAACTATGGAACTATTCTGCAAGTTAAATCTAATCTGTTTTCTCATGAAGAGCTAGCAACAACCACCGTAAAAATAAAAAGTAGTGTTACAGCCACGACATGCGGGTTCTTCTAACATTTAATAATTGTACTCAGCAATTAAAGTTCAAAGCAAGGTCTAATGTTTTGTTATTCTGTTGCTTCTCCCAGTTCTCAGAAGACAACAACTGCAGAAATCAGAGGCAATTCACAGATCCAGGCATGAAGAGAAACGCTTTCTGGGTCAGTAGGAGGGAGGCTCTGAAACAAAGGGAGTCTAAAAGATCCTGATTTAAAGATCTTAAATCCTCAGCTGACGATGACACCATCAGTGATAGAGCTTGATATTAGTAATCCAAAGGCTTCacttgtaagataataaaatgtgaggctggatgaacacagcaggccaagcagcatctcaggagcactcctgagatgctgcttggcctgctgtgttcatccagcctcacattttattatcttggaattctccagcatctgcagttcccatcgtCTCTGATGGCTTCACTTGTAATGCTGGTTTGGTAGTGAGGGTTTTTGATTTCCTGATCACCATCCAGTAATGCCGGAATTCCTGGGAAGTGTGTCTGTATGGATGTCAGATGATGATAGGATTGGACACTAATGCACCCTACTATATTTGAACAGCCCGATAAATGATATTGTAGAGGGTTACCAGTGAAGTTTGGACATTAGGACCAGCCTTAGGTAATGTTCAACCCACAGGTATATGGACAGCTGAATGTACTGGCATTGGGAGTAAGGCACATTATTGTGGTCATGGAAATGATGTGATAGTTTGAAGCTGGCCTTGCTATTTCCTGTCCAATGATGCAGTCCAGCTTGGGCTTCACTCACCTTTGTCCGTTCCTTCTTGGCCTTCTCTATTTTGTCCATTTCTATTTTCTGAGCCTTGGCTGCAAGAGAAGGAAATGGGGGTTGAGAATGGGCCAACATTTGGCACTGCCAATATACTGAAAGTGACTGAGACACACTTGTGCAGGCTAGGCTGTGCTTGCTATGGTTTCTAATAAAACATTACCTAAAGCCTCATAGTATGAATCCTCTGACCATCCATGGGGGTCAAACATGTCCTGTGGAGAAAGTCACATGTTAAACATACAGGGATACAGCAGTGGACATTGTGCTCTTAGGCTCATTGGACTGAAGTCTAGAAGCCAAATCAGAAAATCTCTCATCTAACAAGAAAAAATGTTTTCTAAACTGGATGAAGAAAGAGATGTCGCTTGCACAAGTTACCTCTCATTCACACAGAAACTTTCTCTGTATTTGTGGAGTAACCTTTCCTGACTGTTCCTTTGTTAATTTCAATGCTCTGGATACAGGAATGGACAAACATACACGAGTAGAGGAATCTGCTTCTTCAGCcagttccaccatttaatacgattgtagctgatctaattgtggcctcaactccactttcccgccTATCCCTAATTTTGACATCGTTGTTAAgtttccaccactctctgggaaaGCGTGTTCCAAAGACTGACTACCCTTTGAGAAAGAAGAATTCTCATTGCAGTCTTAAATGGGTACCCCTTTATTATTAAACTGCGTCCCctagtcctagtctctcccacaaggagatacATCCTCTCATGCATTAAGAAATCTCCCAATTTGAGTTTCCTTAAACTGAGGAACATCTCATCTCCCCAAGTTACTCATCTAACCTTGAAACTTTCAAACACAGACCTCAATCACCAAATCCTCATTTCCTGATTAATCTCATACTATTTTTATTTTGACCATGCCTTATTGCATCCTCTGAGAGTCTGTTGCCATTATCCAAAATTTTCAATCAAGGGAATTGAGATACAGTGTAAACTGTCTGCAATATCTGTACTGATGAGCTGAACATGTACCTTTGGGTAGTTTGTACCAAGTTCATCGATGCCACAGAACTGGATCAGTTTTTCATAAATGCTGAAAGAGACAAAGCAGGAAGCTTAGCAAGGCACCAACTGTACAGAAATCAAATAATCCAACAGACCAGTGAAAGTATCTCAAATTCCTAAGGCAACTGCCCCATCACAACAGGAATCAGGCAGCAATAACCTCTCCCATAAATCCCAATCAAGAGAATAGTGATCCTTCCCCTAAATCCCAGTTGGATGCAGTGATCCCTGTCCTAATTTACTGTAATTCACAATGTTCTCTCCTCTACATCTTTCAAATAGCAGTTGCCCCTCCTCTAAACTACAGCCAGACACTAGTGACTCATTCTCTAAACTAGTCAGACATTAACAATTCATTCTCTAAACCAGTCAGACAGTAGTTACCCATTCTGTATGCCACATTCAGACAGCAGTGACCTAACCTCAAGATCTCAGTCAGAGAGCAGCGATCTTTCTTCTAAACCACAGTAAAACAGTGACCTTTCTGCTAGAGGCAGGTACAGGTAATCCCTTCTCTACACCAGCCAGACACTAGTGAACCCTCCTGCAAACCACAGTCAGCTAGCACTGACCTTTCCTCTAAACAACTGTCAGATAGCCACGACCCCACCTCTAAATCAGAAAGTAGTAACCCTTCCTCTGAGCTACAGTCAGACAGAACTGAATCCTTCAGTTATACAGCAGTGACCATCCTCTAAGCTATGGTCAGACAGCAGTGAACCCTGCTGATTCCCTTTGCCCTCAGGGATTCAGACTCACACTGGAATTCAGTCCATGTACAGACCTGGGGTTGCGGAACTCTTTTTTTCTCTGAATGATGTTGTTCATGTCGAGGCCTTCGTTTAGCTTTCTGTCGTAcagcttctgaattttctcctgtGAAGACAGGGGAACAACTAACAGTGATCAACACTCAGTGGGTAATTTGACAGTGTTCCTGTACATGCTGAGGGACCTTTGAAAATCGATGGTCAAAAGGTCTTGGTGTATAGGGCTGTTTTGTTGACCAGCCTCTTCTAACTGCAGTGAAACTTGGGCCATCTACCAAATGTGACACTGAGATCCTCAAGAGTTTTCAGCAGCAGTAACCTACACCCAATCCTAGTGCTCAATGGAAGGACTGTTGGACAAACAGGTCAATCCTCTGTGAAGGTTCGTACCAGCATCGAGGCCCTGTTCCTGAAGAGCCAACTCCAATGGGCAGACCACTGTATCGGGAGCTGCCTCCATCATTAGGTTCTTTTTCCCAGCTTTCTGTTAGCCACAATTCAAAGGGTgtacaaagaataaagaatagGATATGTTCAAGGTTGCTCTAAAGCACGGAGATATTATCACTGACAGGGAAGAGAAAGCTGCTGATTGCTCAACATGGCATCTCCTGACCCATCAAGGTCCAAACAATGTCAAGTCTCAGCAATAGCAGAGGAACAAGAAGGAAGCCAGCCCAGGGCTGCAAATGCAATTTCCAAAATACCAACAAGGATCCTCCACTGCAGAAAAAATTGTAAATCTAAACTTGAGTTCACTAGTCATTAACCGAATCATCTGGCCCAATAACTGTCCTCATCAATGCCAAGGGACCACCAAAATGCACAAGGTTTTCCTGGGATTAACCCCGGCTTCAATCTGGGCCAGGGCCTTCTCTGCGTCATTggaggccagacagcatcaaagtTAATCCCAGCAACAACTTAATCTCTCAgccatctgagataacaagttggagagctggacgaacacagcaggccaagcagcatcagaggagcaggatgcctgatgtttcgggcctagacacttcttcagaaatgggagaggggaaggaggttctgaaataaatagagagagaggggaggtggatagaagatggatagaggagaagatggattagattagattagattagattccctacagtgtggaaacaggtcctttggcccaattagTCCACACcgtccagacccatccccctataacccacacacccctgaacactacaggcaatttcgcatggccaatccacctagcccacacatctttgtactgtgggaggaaaccagtgcatccggaggaaacccacgcagacacggggagaacgggcaaactccgcacagatagttgcccgaggctggaatcgaacccgggtccctggtgctgtgaggctgcagtgccatccactgagccactgtgctgccccaataggtggcgaggagacagactagtcaaagaggcggggatggagccagtataagtgagtgtaggtggggaggagataggtcagtccagggaggacagacaggtcaagggagtagGATGAAGTttgtaggcaggagatgggggtggagcttgagacgggaggaggggataggtgggaggaaggacaggttagggaggcggggacgagctgggctggttttgggatgcagtagcgggaggggagattttgaagctcgtgaagtccacattgataccattaggctgaagggttcccaagtggaatatgagttgctgttcctgcaaccttcgggtagcatcgttgtggcactgcaggaggcccaggatgggcatgtcatctgcggaatgggagggggagttgaaatggtttgcgactgggaggtacagttgtttagtgtgaactgagtgtaggtgttctgcaaagtggtccccaagcctcagcttggttttcctgatgtagaggaggccacaatgggaacagcggatacagtatgccacTCAGTCACCTCTGTATCTTTTTGCAGCACTGCACACTTTCTGCTGCACCATGATCGGCAACAGGAACCTGGGTTGATTCTGTACCTTTCTAACCTAAATACACATTCTTGCTGCAAAGCACAGGAGGGGTAAGAAGCAAACAAACTTGTAGGCAGTTTCTTCAAATGAAAGCGATTCTTGAGTTAGGGAAGGATGTTCTGCAGCAGTCTCCCCAGTTCTGAGCAACCTTTGCTTGGGAATGGACCAAGTCCATACACTGGTCGACTGTGTGAGCTCCACAGCCAAAATGGCTAGTGCCAGGTCTTCCAACACTGAACTCTTGTTTTTATTCTGTAAATCTGTCGATGGGTCAACTGCAAAATGATGGCAATCTCTCATTCCTGCAAGAAAATGACTTTGACTAGGGGTGTCTGATATCATAGGACATGTTTAGACACCCATACCTGCCTGATACGCTAGTGGCCAAAGTGTTACTCAACTGTAAACATTGCAACCTTGGAGCTTGTGGGTGTGTTTAGGCAGTGTTGACTGAAAGAATGTGGCGGACACTCCTAAAGCATTTTAATAGTTGTAATCTACAATCCAAGCTGTCTGTAGTTATAGTGTTTACATAGTAGAATGATTAACAGccacttacatttatatagtgcctttaggCACAGGAGTGTGGATCACACCAATCTACCACCAAGATACAAGAGGAAGCATTTGGACAAATGACCAGAAGCTTGACTAAAGAGGTTGGTATGAAGGTGGTTCTTAAAAAGGTGACAGAAAGAGAATTACGGAGTATAGGGCCCAGACAGCTGATGGCACAGCTGACAGTCAGGTTTTGTGATTCTGATTTCTGTGTTTTGATCATTTTCAAGGCTCCCTACTGACACCATGTGATTAAATTAGAGCGTGCCCCAGGTCTAATTCTTGGTCTGTGCTGAGTGAGCAGAGCTGGGGCATTTTAAGTGATGCTGGAGACTCCAGGCAAGCCAGCTGGGGCAGTGGGGAATAAAATCAGCTGGGATTGTCATTCCTGATCCAAGGAAGTGGCTCCCTGACAAGGAGACAGTCAGGTGAGTTTAAGAACATCAGAAAGAATGAAGGAAGGACAAGGTCAATCTGATTCTCTCACCAGTTGACCAGCCTGGTTATTGAATGACGTCACTGCAATGGAGGTAATGATCTTGGTGACTGACGGTGACAGAAGTCTGATTTGGGCTAAGCTGTGATACTCCCTTTAAGTTAAGGCAGTTGTCTGGCAGTCACTATCCCAGCACACACATGGCCACCATATTACCAGCAGACTATCGGGACTAGGCTGCAGAAGAAGAGAGAAGAAATTAGATAAGGAAGGTTTGTGGGAATTAAGTTTTCATTATGAGAGGGAAATAGGTTAATGTAGCCTAACCGTGCTTACATGATTCTCAATGACCCGTATAGCCACTCCTGCAAAAGCCATTTACACACTACTCAAGCTGGCTGTTGATTTTCAGATCTGATTGTGAGAACAAATAATAATGTGCCCCAAACAAACGTTTCTCAGCATACAACACTCCATTTCCCCATCTGACTCTCCCACAATACCAGCAGTCTGACTTATACCCCTTGGCTGTGCCTCATACCTGTAGGTGGTTAGAACATCTCCCCATGGGTTCGGGTGGCATTTTGATGTCATCAGGAGACATGTTCCTTACTTTTTCCGAAAAAGAAgctgcaaagaaaacaaaagatgTATTAACATCATGGATACCACCAGGGGACCAGGAAAAAGCTGGCATACTGCCCCCCACATGGCCATAGACATGGAGGTCCTCAACCCAAACCAATTCTGATCTTGCGTGACTTCTACACGCATACACCATTCAGCACGCAAGTGGATGGAGATCAAGTGCAGGAATCCTGAATGATCATTTTCCCTCCTCCTGCAACAATTTGCATTCATACAGCAATTTCACCA contains these protein-coding regions:
- the sap30bp gene encoding SAP30-binding protein, which encodes MADKKNVLRTLMAYAGDSDSETDTETGTKGGLVSAGYGDDDISRMEEAGELEEDDESSSPLEGEDSEKELQEADGIKEILEMEKKNPQELVASFSEKVRNMSPDDIKMPPEPMGRCSNHLQEKIQKLYDRKLNEGLDMNNIIQRKKEFRNPSIYEKLIQFCGIDELGTNYPKDMFDPHGWSEDSYYEALAKAQKIEMDKIEKAKKERTKIEFVTRTKTGTNTSSGTGTTTTSSTTVADSQKRKSKWDSAVPVTTIAQPTIITTTATLPGVVTVTTSATGAKTTVISAVGTIVKKAKQ